CCATGGCAACGCCTGAAAATATTTTCAAAGCCCTCGGAGACACGACCCGTATACGAATAGTTCAAATGCTTGCCCAAAATGGCGAAATGTGCGTTTGCAAAATCATGGAAGAACTTTCCATGACGCAGCCGGCAGTATCACACCATCTAGCCTGCCTCAAACATGCCGGAATTGTGCGTGCTAGAAGGCAAGGCCAATGGATTCACTATTCCCTTTGTCCCTCTACTTTGGGAGACATTGCGCTCAGATTCCTCGAGGATTGCCTTGCAAAAATAGACACCAAATCAAAAACAAGCGCAATGTGCTGCACAGGAACGGAGAAAAACCATGACGAGCGCTGATGAAAATTACTGGATACCAAATCCAGGCTATAAGGTCAAGCCGCCCTCAAACTACCCACCAGAGGAAGGCCGAT
The genomic region above belongs to Armatimonadota bacterium and contains:
- a CDS encoding metalloregulator ArsR/SmtB family transcription factor, translated to MATPENIFKALGDTTRIRIVQMLAQNGEMCVCKIMEELSMTQPAVSHHLACLKHAGIVRARRQGQWIHYSLCPSTLGDIALRFLEDCLAKIDTKSKTSAMCCTGTEKNHDER